A single window of Watersipora subatra chromosome 9, tzWatSuba1.1, whole genome shotgun sequence DNA harbors:
- the LOC137403552 gene encoding baculoviral IAP repeat-containing protein 7-B-like — MMGEAKYFEESVRQDSFFKHWPIERRIKANDCAKEGFYYTGVADRVQCAFCGGVLKNWIDGDTPVDLHERFFSFCPFIQGQSENVPADGSYRGSGLMYETLASPSAQNQQPGAGGLQFENLDLRRQTYAGYPEDANVDAEDLCAAGFCYNGHNDEVYCFWCKGKLSRWEQGDDPWRCHAMFSPGCTWLQMQPGKSLGYIRTVRAGMTDAEFQRTQGHYYISGDTSFLDEVDPPVDQVPALAAASLISAHPPAQRPLYSLVAQRGALTDADARMVEQAIMCQLCHEQRKAAALMPCGCFSTCKQCAQDSLPDSCPACKKRVSGYYPINM, encoded by the exons ATGATGGGTGAAGCCAAATATTTTGAGGAGTCGGTAAGGCAAGATTCGTTTTTTAAACACTGGCCAATAGAGCGTCGCATCAAGGCTAATGATTGCGCAAAGGAAGGGTTCTATTACACCGGCGTGGCAGACCGAGTACAGTGTGCATTCTGTGGTGGAGTACTGAAGAATTGGATTGATGGAGATACACCAGTAGATTTGCATGAAAGATTCTTCAGTTTTTGCCCCTTTATTCAAG GCCAATCAGAGAATGTTCCTGCTGATGGTTCGTACAGAGGAAGCGGTCTGATGTACGAGACACTCGCCTCTCCTTCTGCCCAGAACCAAC AGCCTGGAGCAGGAGGTCTTCAGTTCGAGAATTTGGACTTAAGAAGACAGACATATGCTGGGTACCCTGAGGATGCTAACGTTGATGCTGAAGATTTGTGTGCTGCTGGATTTTGCTACAATGGCCATAACGATGAGGTTTACTGCTTCTGGTGCAAAGGGAAACTATCCAGATGGGAACAAGGAGATGATCCATGGCGCTGTCACGCTAT GTTCTCCCCGGGCTGCACATGGCTGCAGATGCAACCAGGAAAGTCCTTGGGATACATAAGAACTGTACGTGCTGGGATGACAGACGCCGAGTTTCAGCGCACCCAGGGTCATTACTATATCAGTGGTGACACATCATTTCTTG ATGAGGTTGACCCGCCTGTTGATCAAGTACCAGCACTCGCTGCTGCTTCATTAATTTCTGCTCATCCTCCAGC TCAAAGACCTCTCTACAGTTTGGTTGCCCAACGGGGGGCATTAACTGACGCTGATGCTAGGATGGTAGAGCAAGCTATAATGTGTCAACTTTGCCATGAACAACGAAAG GCTGCAGCCCTTATGCCGTGTGGATGCTTCTCGACCTGTAAACAATGCGCCCAAGATTCTCTCCCAGATTCCTGCCCTGCTTGTAAAAAGCGAGTTTCTGGCTACTATCCAATCAATATGTAG